A window of the Helianthus annuus cultivar XRQ/B chromosome 4, HanXRQr2.0-SUNRISE, whole genome shotgun sequence genome harbors these coding sequences:
- the LOC110936469 gene encoding leucine-rich repeat receptor-like serine/threonine-protein kinase At1g17230: MRVCVRMSPPLFLLLLVIIQYASCELPSFQLTTMNTLLQLLQTHNHNSKWNSSSQDLTNPCSWTGVLCNPNNSFITELSLSSFSLFDISNDYSWSSLVCGIETLEKLDVSNNQLAAIAPPLLLSSCGGLKVLNFSNNMLSGNIPSFQTTLERLDLSHNFLHGVIPDQITELVNLSVLDLSYNRLSGSIPASIGQLSRLQQLILSANNLTGEIPTPITLINTLKRFSANQNAFTGAVPLGITRYLSYLDLSYNRLTGSVPSDLLSQPNLLTVDLSFNKLEGSIPVNVSKSMVRLRLGSNQLSGGLPSWSFGNEVPSLTYLEVGNNRLTGMIPPELRLCKNLSLLDLSHNRLFGYVPRELGDLNKLQVVQLDHNNLTGEIPNEIGELQILVRLNMSWNSLNGSIPPSLSNLQKLINLDLQVNNLTGPIPDSFGTMNLLLELQLGRNRLGGVIRSLPTNLQIALNLSRNNFEGPIPQSLSRLQSLEILDLSNNRFNGGIPNFLTQMGSLTQILLSNNLLTGLVPQFHKNVNVSTEGNINLLYPPPTSPSVDRKNNNAASVGIVVASSTASLVELMVVVIVAVIVLRKVHRINH, from the coding sequence ATGAGGGTGTGTGTACGCATGAGCCCccctctttttcttcttcttctcgtCATTATTCAGTATGCTTCTTGTGAGCTACCATCTTTTCAGTTAACCACCATGAACACCCTCCTTCAACTGCTACAGACCCACAACCATAATTCCAAATGGAATTCTTCTTCGCAAGACTTAACAAACCCCTGTTCATGGACAGGGGTTTTATGCAACCCAAACAATTCGTTTATCACTGAGCTTTCGCTCTCGTCTTTCTCTCTTTTCGACATCAGCAATGATTATTCTTGGTCTTCTCTTGTTTGCGGGATTGAAACGCTAGAAAAGCTTGATGTTTCCAACAATCAGCTGGCCGCAATCGCGCCTCCGTTGTTGTTGTCTTCTTGTGGTGGTTTGAAGGTTTTGAACTTTAGTAACAACATGTTGAGTGGTAACATTCCCAGTTTTCAGACTACTTTAGAGCGTTTAGATCTTTCTCATAATTTTTTACATGGTGTTATTCCTGATCAAATTACAGAACTGGTTAATCTTTCTGTTCTTGATCTTAGTTACAATCGCCTCAGCGGGTCAATTCCTGCTAGTATTGGTCAACTGTCCAGATTGCAACAGTTGATTCTCTCTGCAAACAACCTCACTGGTGAAATTCCAACGCCCATCACACTAATCAATACTTTAAAACGTTTTTCTGCGAATCAGAACGCTTTTACTGGTGCAGTCCCACTGGGAATTACTAGGTATCTTAGTTATTTAGACCTGAGTTATAATAGGTTAACCGGGTCAGTCCCAAGTGACCTTCTGTCGCAGCCGAATCTGCTGACTGTTGATCTATCTTTTAATAAGCTAGAGGGTTCGATACCTGTCAATGTGTCGAAAAGTATGGTTAGGTTGAGGCTAGGTAGCAATCAGTTAAGTGGGGGATTACCGTCGTGGTCATTCGGGAATGAAGTTCCATCATTAACTTATTTAGAAGTTGGTAACAACAGGTTAACCGGGATGATCCCACCCGAGTTGAGATTATGCAAGAATTTGTCGCTTTTGGACTTGTCACACAACAGACTATTTGGTTATGTTCCTAGGGAGTTAGGTGATCTTAACAAATTACAAGTTGTTCAGCTTGATCACAACAATCTAACCGGAGAGATCCCGAATGAAATTGGTGAGTTACAGATTCTAGTGAGGCTAAACATGAGTTGGAATTCACTGAATGGTTCCATCCCACCATCACTTTCAAATTTGCAGAAGTTGATTAATCTTGACTTGCAAGTCAACAATCTGACCGGCCCAATTCCCGACTCGTTTGGTACCATGAATTTGCTATTGGAGCTTCAACTCGGGAGGAACAGACTCGGTGGTGTTATAAGGTCTCTGCCCACTAACTTGCAGATTGCTTTAAATCTCAGTAGAAACAACTTTGAAGGGCCGATACCACAATCTCTATCCAGATTGCAATCACTCGAAATCTTGGATCTTTCAAACAACCGATTCAATGGTGGTATTCCAAATTTCTTGACTCAAATGGGGAGCTTGACACAGATACTACTTTCCAACAATTTACTTACAGGCCTGGTTCCTCAGTTCCATAAAAATGTTAATGTATCCACTGAGGGGAATATAAATTTGTTATATCCGCCACCAACGTCCCCGTCTGTAGATAGGAAGAATAATAACGCAGCGTCTGTGGGAATCGTCGTGGCTTCCAGTACTGCATCACTTGTTGAGCTTATGGTAGTTGTAATTGTGGCGGTTATAGTTTTAAGGAAGGTTCATAGGATCAACCACTGA